One window from the genome of Methyloradius palustris encodes:
- a CDS encoding polyprenyl synthetase family protein, which produces MTDFTTWALDIQQRTEHALEQLLPKANIAPQRLHDAMRYALLGGGKRVRALLAHAAGSLCDANANKVDIAASAVEMIHAYSLVHDDMPCMDDDDLRRGKPSCHKQYDDATALLVGDALQTLAFQTLATTEQNLDFTPEQQLKMLSTLTIASGSRGMAGGQAIDLASVGKELTQLELEYMHIHKTGALIRAAALLGAYCANQEDKAKIAAIQQYAEAIGLAFQVVDDILDTEADTATLGKTAGKDADSNKPTYVTILGITRAKALANELYENALAALKPFGEEALRLRQLAQFIMQRSF; this is translated from the coding sequence ATGACTGACTTTACTACCTGGGCGCTGGATATTCAGCAGCGTACCGAACACGCACTTGAGCAACTTCTACCGAAGGCAAATATCGCCCCTCAGCGCCTGCATGACGCCATGCGCTATGCACTGCTCGGTGGCGGCAAGCGAGTCCGGGCATTGCTGGCGCATGCCGCTGGTTCGCTATGTGACGCAAATGCTAACAAAGTAGATATAGCTGCCAGTGCTGTAGAGATGATTCACGCTTATTCCCTAGTACATGACGACATGCCCTGCATGGATGATGATGATTTACGCCGCGGCAAACCTTCGTGCCACAAACAATATGATGATGCGACTGCGCTACTGGTTGGCGATGCGTTGCAAACACTGGCATTTCAGACCTTGGCAACAACAGAGCAAAACCTAGATTTCACCCCTGAACAACAACTCAAAATGCTCTCAACACTTACAATTGCAAGCGGCTCACGCGGCATGGCAGGTGGACAGGCAATTGATTTAGCTAGTGTTGGTAAAGAGCTGACGCAACTTGAACTTGAATATATGCATATTCATAAAACTGGGGCTTTGATCCGCGCAGCCGCCCTGCTGGGTGCTTACTGTGCAAATCAAGAAGACAAAGCAAAAATCGCCGCTATCCAACAATATGCTGAAGCAATAGGTTTAGCTTTTCAGGTAGTCGATGACATTTTGGATACTGAAGCAGATACAGCAACGCTAGGCAAAACTGCTGGCAAGGATGCCGATAGTAATAAACCTACTTATGTCACTATACTGGGCATCACGCGTGCCAAAGCCTTGGCCAATGAGCTTTACGAAAATGCACTTGCTGCACTCAAACCCTTTGGAGAGGAAGCTTTGCGTTTGAGACAGCTAGCCCAATTTATTATGCAACGCAGTTTTTAA
- the dxs gene encoding 1-deoxy-D-xylulose-5-phosphate synthase has protein sequence MYPLLDTINSPDELRQLDRKDLRELAEQLRMFLIDSVSKTGGHLSSNLGVVELTIALHYVFNTPDDRLVWDVGHQTYPHKILTGRRKAMQNLRKPSGIAGFPRRNESAYDTFGTGHSSTSISAALGMAIAAQLTGSERRAVAIIGDGAMTAGMAFEALNNAGAMDANLLVVLNDNDMSISPNVGALQHYLAKLLSGRFYDSVRRSGEKMLGVMPPVLEFAKRAEEHVKGMVTPGTLFEEFGFNYIGPIDGHDLDVLVTTLNNIRHLKGPQFLHVVTQKGRGYEPAEDNPGKFHGVGKFDPANGYEAPKSSTKTYTQVFGDWLVDMAAKDERLIGITPAMSDGSGLNAFAEAYPKRFFDVGIAEQHALTFAAGMACDGMKPVVAIYSTFLQRAYDQLIHDIALQNLPVVFAIDRAGLVGADGPTHAGSFDISYMRCIPNLIIMTPSDENECRQMLYTAYMQNGPTAVRYPRGGGTGVEIKSEMHALPIGKGEIRRQGKKIAILAFGSMLKPALEAGEQLNATVANMRFVKPLDIALITELAASHDLLVTVEENAVMGGAGAAVIEALQHINQKIATLSLGLSDTFIEHGVHETMLANCGLDAQGIIAAIEKILT, from the coding sequence ATGTACCCATTATTAGATACGATCAATTCACCTGACGAATTAAGACAACTTGATCGCAAAGACTTACGCGAGCTGGCAGAGCAACTGCGTATGTTCTTGATTGATAGCGTCTCTAAAACTGGCGGCCACTTGTCATCAAATCTAGGCGTAGTCGAGCTCACAATTGCATTGCACTATGTATTCAACACCCCTGATGACCGTCTGGTATGGGATGTAGGCCATCAAACCTATCCGCATAAAATACTTACAGGCCGACGTAAAGCCATGCAAAACCTGCGTAAACCAAGCGGGATTGCAGGCTTCCCCAGGCGCAATGAAAGTGCTTATGATACCTTTGGTACGGGACACTCAAGTACATCAATATCAGCCGCTCTTGGCATGGCGATTGCTGCCCAGTTAACAGGCTCTGAGCGTCGCGCTGTAGCGATTATCGGCGATGGCGCCATGACTGCCGGCATGGCATTTGAAGCATTGAATAATGCCGGGGCGATGGATGCAAACTTGCTCGTCGTGCTCAACGATAACGATATGTCTATTTCACCTAACGTTGGTGCACTGCAACATTATTTAGCCAAGCTTCTATCTGGCCGCTTTTATGACAGCGTACGCCGCTCTGGTGAAAAAATGCTGGGTGTGATGCCACCCGTTCTGGAATTCGCAAAACGTGCTGAAGAACATGTTAAAGGCATGGTGACGCCAGGCACTTTATTTGAGGAATTCGGCTTCAATTACATTGGGCCCATTGATGGCCATGATCTGGATGTGTTGGTTACCACTTTAAATAATATTCGCCATCTAAAAGGGCCACAGTTCCTGCATGTGGTCACACAAAAGGGGCGTGGTTACGAGCCTGCAGAGGATAATCCCGGTAAGTTTCATGGTGTTGGAAAATTTGACCCTGCCAATGGTTATGAAGCGCCAAAATCCAGCACTAAAACCTACACGCAAGTATTTGGTGACTGGTTGGTCGATATGGCGGCAAAAGATGAGCGACTGATCGGCATCACACCTGCGATGTCTGATGGTTCAGGCCTGAATGCTTTTGCCGAAGCCTACCCAAAACGTTTTTTTGATGTGGGCATTGCTGAACAACATGCGTTGACATTTGCAGCAGGCATGGCGTGCGATGGCATGAAGCCTGTCGTGGCCATCTATTCCACATTTCTCCAGCGTGCTTATGACCAACTGATTCACGATATTGCATTGCAGAACCTGCCTGTCGTATTTGCAATTGACCGTGCCGGCCTAGTAGGGGCCGATGGCCCAACCCATGCAGGCAGTTTTGATATCAGCTATATGCGCTGTATTCCCAACCTCATCATCATGACACCGAGCGATGAAAACGAATGCAGGCAGATGCTTTATACCGCCTATATGCAGAATGGCCCAACTGCAGTGCGTTACCCACGCGGCGGCGGCACTGGTGTAGAGATTAAAAGCGAGATGCATGCACTGCCGATTGGCAAAGGTGAGATACGCCGCCAAGGCAAGAAAATTGCGATTCTTGCTTTTGGCAGCATGCTCAAACCAGCACTGGAAGCTGGCGAACAGTTGAATGCTACCGTCGCCAATATGCGTTTTGTGAAGCCGCTGGATATTGCCCTGATTACCGAATTAGCTGCTAGCCATGATTTATTGGTCACGGTAGAAGAAAACGCTGTCATGGGCGGTGCAGGCGCTGCTGTGATTGAAGCCCTGCAACATATCAACCAGAAAATTGCGACCTTATCGCTAGGTTTGTCCGATACATTTATTGAACATGGCGTGCATGAAACCATGTTGGCAAACTGTGGTCTAGATGCTCAGGGCATTATTGCTGCAATTGAGAAAATATTAACCTAG
- the aroC gene encoding chorismate synthase produces the protein MSGNTIGTLFTLTSFGESHGAAIGGVIDGCPPGLALTAADIQIELDRRKPGTSRHVTQRKESDTVEILSGVFEGKTTGAPIGLLIRNEDQRSQDYGNIADTFRPGHADYTYWKKYGIRDYRGGGRSSARETAVRVAGGAIAKKWLSERYGVTIHGYMSQMGEIDIPFQSLDFVNQNPFFSPNAEIVPELESYLDKIRAERDSVGARISVIAQGVPVGWGEPVYDRLDAEIAYAMMSINAVKGVEVGAGFASVAQRGSVHSDEMTPQGFASNHAGGILGGISSGQDITVNIALKPTSSIPQGRQSIDKQGNAVTMQTNGRHDPCVGVRATPIAEAMLALVLMDHALRHRAQCADVINT, from the coding sequence ATGTCTGGCAACACGATCGGCACATTATTTACCCTGACTTCATTTGGCGAATCTCATGGCGCAGCCATAGGTGGCGTGATTGACGGCTGCCCACCAGGGTTAGCATTGACAGCAGCCGACATCCAGATTGAGCTGGATAGACGCAAACCTGGTACCTCACGCCATGTCACGCAGCGTAAAGAGTCTGATACCGTCGAGATTCTATCTGGTGTGTTTGAAGGGAAAACCACAGGCGCGCCTATCGGCTTGCTGATTCGTAATGAAGACCAGCGCAGCCAGGATTATGGCAATATCGCCGATACTTTTCGCCCTGGTCATGCCGATTACACCTATTGGAAAAAGTATGGTATTCGCGATTATCGTGGTGGTGGTCGCTCAAGTGCTCGCGAAACCGCAGTGCGTGTTGCGGGTGGTGCAATTGCCAAGAAATGGTTGTCTGAACGTTATGGTGTGACTATTCATGGCTACATGAGCCAGATGGGCGAAATCGATATTCCATTCCAAAGTTTGGATTTCGTTAACCAGAATCCATTTTTCTCACCGAATGCCGAGATTGTTCCTGAGTTAGAAAGCTATCTGGATAAGATTCGCGCTGAACGCGATTCAGTTGGTGCGCGCATCAGTGTGATTGCGCAAGGCGTGCCAGTGGGTTGGGGTGAGCCAGTTTACGACAGGCTGGATGCAGAGATTGCCTATGCCATGATGAGCATCAATGCTGTTAAAGGTGTTGAAGTTGGCGCAGGCTTTGCCAGTGTGGCACAGCGCGGCTCTGTGCATAGTGATGAAATGACGCCTCAAGGCTTTGCCAGCAACCATGCAGGCGGCATATTGGGTGGAATTTCAAGTGGGCAAGATATCACGGTCAATATCGCACTCAAGCCAACTTCTAGTATTCCACAAGGCAGGCAGTCGATAGACAAGCAAGGTAATGCCGTGACCATGCAAACCAATGGCCGTCATGATCCATGCGTTGGTGTGCGTGCAACCCCGATTGCCGAAGCCATGCTGGCGTTGGTGCTGATGGATCATGCGCTCAGGCACAGGGCGCAATGTGCTGATGTCATCAATACCTAG
- a CDS encoding MFS transporter: MKQLPYWRLSGFYFAYFGFVGAFSPFWGLYLKSLAFTAFQIATLMSLFQIARIFAPGVWGWVADHTGQRVRLIQLLAGLSLVSYVGVFFGESFGWLFAVMITLSFFWSASLPLIEVVTMGHLGDKFGRYGHIRMWGSVGFILAVVGLGYLVEHTTIKSLLWVILGLLVGVFSCSINLPEPKLLKPHTEHRSLATIMRQPQVIALMAACFSMAAAHGVYYTFYSIYLVDHAYTAAQVGWLWGVGVMCEILIFIYMPRLTAKFGLRNIMLASLLLAFVRFIIIGWAIDFWMLILLAQTLHAATFGTYHATAVALTHHYFKGKHQSKGQGLYTSVSYGLGGTFGAMMSGFCWESLGPSWTFTLSACCAMLGFVLFACMMPKHGAISNQVHSA, from the coding sequence ATGAAGCAACTCCCTTATTGGCGATTATCTGGTTTTTATTTCGCCTACTTTGGTTTTGTTGGTGCATTCAGCCCATTCTGGGGCTTGTATTTAAAATCTCTCGCTTTCACGGCTTTTCAAATTGCAACGTTGATGTCGCTATTTCAGATTGCCCGTATTTTTGCGCCGGGGGTCTGGGGTTGGGTGGCCGATCACACCGGGCAGCGCGTCAGGCTTATCCAGTTGCTGGCAGGGCTTAGCCTGGTTTCTTACGTTGGTGTCTTTTTCGGCGAGTCTTTTGGTTGGCTGTTCGCGGTCATGATTACCCTTAGTTTTTTCTGGAGTGCGTCATTACCGCTGATTGAAGTGGTGACCATGGGGCACTTGGGCGACAAGTTTGGCCGCTATGGACATATTCGCATGTGGGGTTCTGTAGGTTTTATTCTTGCTGTTGTTGGGCTTGGCTATCTTGTTGAGCACACGACTATCAAATCGTTGCTTTGGGTCATATTGGGCTTATTGGTTGGCGTTTTTTCCTGCTCCATCAACCTCCCTGAACCCAAACTTCTAAAACCTCACACTGAACACCGCAGTCTGGCAACAATCATGCGGCAGCCACAGGTCATTGCCTTAATGGCCGCTTGTTTTAGTATGGCTGCGGCACATGGCGTCTATTACACCTTCTACTCGATTTATCTGGTAGACCACGCCTACACGGCAGCTCAAGTCGGCTGGCTTTGGGGTGTGGGCGTCATGTGTGAGATTTTGATATTTATCTACATGCCTCGCCTGACCGCCAAATTTGGTTTGCGCAATATTATGCTGGCTAGCCTACTATTGGCTTTTGTGCGATTCATAATCATCGGTTGGGCGATTGATTTCTGGATGTTGATTTTACTGGCGCAAACCCTGCATGCGGCTACATTTGGCACCTACCATGCTACCGCAGTTGCCCTCACGCATCATTATTTCAAAGGCAAACACCAATCCAAGGGGCAGGGTTTATACACCAGTGTTTCTTACGGACTAGGTGGAACATTTGGCGCCATGATGAGCGGATTCTGCTGGGAGTCGCTGGGCCCAAGTTGGACGTTTACGCTGTCCGCCTGCTGCGCTATGCTAGGCTTTGTTTTATTCGCATGCATGATGCCAAAACATGGCGCAATATCGAATCAAGTACATAGCGCTTAA
- a CDS encoding retropepsin-like aspartic protease family protein — MQFNVFLLLSTISTLGFADTSINVVGLFSSKAVVIINAGKPQTLSVGQTVQGVKLISADSAKAVFEVEGKQKELGMGQAASVGGNSPSAGNVTLYADSAGHYFADGYVNGASLRFLVDTGATAVALNSGDAAYAGLDYKRGKKELLETASGTVVGYNVVINTLKIGGLVLNQVNALVLEGGSPSVVLLGMTALNRMDMKRDATTMTLTKKY, encoded by the coding sequence ATCCAATTCAACGTTTTTTTGCTTCTTTCCACAATCTCGACGCTCGGTTTTGCGGATACCAGCATCAATGTGGTTGGTCTTTTTAGTAGCAAGGCAGTGGTCATTATCAATGCGGGTAAGCCGCAAACGCTTTCTGTTGGGCAAACAGTGCAAGGCGTAAAACTGATCTCAGCCGATAGTGCCAAAGCGGTATTTGAGGTTGAGGGTAAGCAGAAAGAGCTGGGCATGGGTCAAGCGGCCTCGGTTGGTGGAAATTCTCCTAGTGCTGGAAATGTGACCTTGTATGCCGATTCTGCGGGGCATTATTTTGCAGATGGCTATGTGAACGGCGCTTCGTTGAGGTTTCTTGTAGATACTGGAGCAACCGCTGTTGCGCTGAATAGTGGTGATGCAGCTTATGCTGGGCTTGATTACAAAAGAGGCAAAAAGGAGTTGCTTGAAACCGCAAGCGGTACTGTGGTTGGCTACAATGTAGTCATCAATACCCTTAAAATTGGCGGATTGGTATTGAATCAGGTGAATGCGCTAGTGCTTGAAGGCGGCTCGCCATCAGTCGTGTTGCTGGGTATGACTGCCCTTAATCGCATGGATATGAAGCGAGATGCAACCACAATGACGCTGACCAAGAAGTATTGA
- a CDS encoding exodeoxyribonuclease VII small subunit, whose amino-acid sequence MPKNTKTAASNIENSGSEDRPSFDTALSELESLVQQMESDQMPLEQSLAAYKRGTDLLRFCQKTLADVEQQVRILDDKNQLQTYTDSED is encoded by the coding sequence ATGCCTAAAAATACAAAAACCGCTGCCTCTAATATTGAAAACTCTGGTTCGGAAGACAGGCCGAGTTTCGATACAGCACTTTCTGAGCTTGAGTCACTTGTGCAGCAAATGGAATCTGACCAGATGCCACTTGAACAATCCCTAGCTGCCTATAAACGTGGAACTGATTTATTACGTTTCTGCCAAAAAACGCTGGCAGATGTAGAGCAGCAGGTGCGTATCCTTGATGATAAAAATCAGTTGCAAACTTATACAGATAGCGAAGATTGA
- the folE2 gene encoding GTP cyclohydrolase FolE2, which translates to MNQPILPTIEDVQNTPDIRHLAIDKVGIKSIRHPVKVKDKTGGVQHTVAMFDMYVHLPHNFKGTHMSRFVEILNMNEREISIESFESILREMVKRLEAESGYVQMTFPYFINKAAPVSGVQSLLDYEVSFIGEINQGKFDITVKVLVPVTSLCPCSKKISNYGAHNQRSHVTITALINDFIWVEDLIRIVESQASSELYGLLKRPDEKYVTEHAYDNPKFVEDMVRDVAAQLIAEKRIDKFVVESENFESIHNHSAYALIESDKRIKK; encoded by the coding sequence ATGAACCAACCCATATTACCTACGATTGAAGATGTCCAAAATACCCCAGATATACGCCATTTGGCGATTGATAAGGTGGGCATCAAGTCAATCCGCCACCCAGTCAAAGTCAAAGATAAAACAGGTGGCGTGCAACACACGGTAGCCATGTTTGATATGTATGTGCATTTGCCGCATAACTTCAAAGGCACCCATATGTCTCGTTTTGTTGAGATTCTCAACATGAATGAGCGTGAGATTTCAATTGAGTCTTTTGAGAGTATTTTGCGCGAGATGGTGAAACGTCTTGAGGCCGAATCTGGCTATGTGCAGATGACATTCCCATACTTCATCAACAAGGCAGCGCCTGTATCTGGCGTGCAAAGCTTGCTGGATTATGAAGTTAGTTTTATTGGTGAGATTAACCAAGGTAAGTTTGATATTACGGTCAAGGTCTTAGTGCCTGTCACCAGCCTTTGTCCTTGCTCGAAGAAAATATCTAACTATGGTGCGCACAATCAGCGTTCGCACGTAACGATTACAGCACTCATCAATGATTTCATCTGGGTTGAAGACCTGATCCGTATTGTTGAATCACAAGCTTCTTCAGAGCTCTACGGTTTATTGAAGCGTCCAGACGAGAAGTACGTAACAGAGCATGCTTACGACAATCCAAAATTCGTTGAAGATATGGTGCGTGATGTAGCAGCACAGTTAATCGCCGAAAAGCGCATTGATAAATTTGTGGTGGAGTCAGAGAACTTTGAGTCTATCCATAATCACTCAGCTTACGCATTGATTGAGAGCGATAAGCGCATAAAGAAATAA